From Toxorhynchites rutilus septentrionalis strain SRP chromosome 2, ASM2978413v1, whole genome shotgun sequence, a single genomic window includes:
- the LOC129769606 gene encoding DNA polymerase epsilon subunit 4, whose product MEEDGSQNNQTNPNKPGLLDSEEIDFGSEPFSGQPLIDKQSDDNIQHSELEENSEEQPTEDNDVGDQIEEEEEEAVENSEIQPGEPASSVTKPGKTVSNEPRLVQFPLSKIKHLMKLDPNVHIVSAEAVFLIARSAELFAQTLTKESYTHTVASKKKTLAKRDVEMTVESVDTLAFLEGMINV is encoded by the exons ATGGAAGAAGATGGTTCTCAAAATAATCAGACGAATCCGAATAAACCCGGATTACTCGATTCGGAAGAAATTGATTTTGGCAGCGAGCCGTTCTCCGGCCAGCCTTTGATTGACAAACAAAGCGATGACAACATACAACATTCCGAACTGGAAGAAAATAGTGAAGAGCAACCGACTGAAGACAACGATGTTGGTGATCAaatcgaagaagaagaagaagaagcagtaGAGAATTCAGAGATTCAACCTGGAGAACCGGCATCATCAGTTACTAAACCCGGAAAAACAG TATCCAACGAGCCACGGCTAGTTCAGTTCCCACTctcgaaaatcaaacatttgaTGAAGTTAGATCCAAATGTGCACATTGTATCGGCGGAAGCTGTTTTTCTCATTGCTCGTTCAGCGGAATTATTTGCACAGACATTAACGAAAGAATCGTACACACATACTGTGGCTAGCAAAAAGAAAACCTTGGCAAAACGAGATGTGGAGATGACGGTTGAATCCGTTGATACACTTGCATTTCTTGAAGGCATGATTAATGTGTGA
- the LOC129769448 gene encoding uncharacterized protein LOC129769448 produces the protein MYKVCQVLHKVSPIAQQFTKLSTQRSVQTSAKVHKNKNTEPESKDEPIKYFNSTAARWKAQQTRSGHVNEDVPWFQPYAVIASVSAFLLYFCVLREENDIDRDLERSLFDQVPGLEEKQLLLTYHYNKERGLSTIELEQRMKELGIVI, from the exons ATGTATAAAGTCTGTCAGGTTTTGCATAAAGTTTCCCCTAT agcTCAACAATTCACAAAACTCTCTACTCAACGGAGCGTTCAAACAAGTGCTAAAgtacacaaaaacaaaaacacagaACCTGAAAGCAAGGATGAACCGATAAAATATTTCAATAGCACCGCAGCGCGATGGAAGGCACAGCAGACACGAAGCGGCCACGTAAATGAGGATGTGCCATGGTTCCAGCCGTATGCCGTTATTGCAAGTGTGTCTGCTTTCCTGCTATATTTTTGTGTCCTGCGTGAAGAGAACGACATCGACAGAGATTTGGAGCGATCCCTGTTCGATCAAGTACCAGGACtggaagagaagcaattgttaCTTACCTATCATTACAACAAAGAACGAGGGTTATCCACGATTGAATTAGAACaacgaatgaaggaattaggAATCGTAATTTAA